In Phragmitibacter flavus, one DNA window encodes the following:
- a CDS encoding platelet-activating factor acetylhydrolase IB subunit: MKFALLLSLLALPVLSFAEAPKSTGVPATTPMQRPEPGWNARHATFNEISKQGTAQLVFLGDSITQGWEGAGKEAWTKHFAPLNAAGFGIGGDRTEHVLWRLENGNFTGLKPKAIVLLIGTNNTGHQGREGYLSPADETAQGVKAIIAKLQQLTPDSKILLLGIFPRGADPTDKMRQQNEATNAIIKNYADDQKVFFMDIGEKFLVEGGVLPPDIMPDKLHLTPKGYEIWASAIEGKVKELMQ, translated from the coding sequence ATGAAATTCGCCCTTCTCTTGTCCTTGCTGGCCCTGCCGGTTCTCAGCTTCGCCGAAGCCCCTAAATCCACCGGCGTTCCCGCCACCACGCCCATGCAACGTCCCGAACCCGGCTGGAATGCCCGTCACGCCACGTTCAACGAAATCTCCAAACAAGGAACCGCCCAGCTCGTCTTCCTCGGCGACTCCATCACCCAAGGCTGGGAAGGTGCCGGCAAAGAAGCCTGGACCAAACATTTCGCCCCGCTTAACGCCGCCGGATTCGGCATCGGCGGTGACCGCACCGAACACGTCCTTTGGCGTCTTGAAAACGGCAACTTCACCGGACTCAAACCCAAAGCCATCGTGCTTTTGATCGGCACCAACAACACCGGTCACCAGGGCCGCGAAGGCTACCTCAGCCCCGCCGATGAAACCGCTCAAGGCGTCAAGGCCATCATCGCCAAACTTCAGCAACTGACCCCGGACTCAAAAATTCTCCTTCTCGGCATCTTCCCACGGGGTGCCGATCCCACCGACAAAATGCGTCAGCAAAACGAAGCCACCAACGCCATCATCAAGAACTATGCCGATGACCAAAAAGTGTTCTTCATGGACATCGGTGAAAAATTCCTCGTCGAAGGCGGCGTCCTTCCTCCCGACATCATGCCCGACAAGCTCCACCTGACCCCCAAAGGCTACGAAATCTGGGCAAGCGCCATCGAAGGCAAAGTCAAAGAGCTCATGCAATAA
- a CDS encoding lipoyl protein ligase domain-containing protein: MLLDTLSLWLDATPHDAALNMAIDEAMLLSATGPWMRVYRWEKPSLSIGFSQNLSLVPAGQKHWPLVRRWTGGGVVVHDGDWTYTLGSPPGTPLFDERATETYRWIHQAMINAMDHAGLPGGQLQPENTSDGMGVCFVEPAKFDVVWQNQKIAGAAQRRTRQGFLHQGSVQQAPLPSNFGTLFASQLAKKVVQLDDLATITDLLPAAQLLIDTKYGTESWTTSRTVQPQPAVS, translated from the coding sequence ATGCTGCTCGACACCCTCTCCCTCTGGCTCGATGCAACCCCGCATGACGCGGCGTTGAACATGGCGATCGATGAAGCCATGCTGCTGTCCGCCACCGGGCCATGGATGCGGGTTTATCGTTGGGAAAAGCCCAGCCTCAGCATCGGCTTTTCTCAAAACCTCTCGCTCGTTCCCGCCGGTCAAAAGCATTGGCCATTGGTCCGGCGCTGGACCGGCGGAGGCGTCGTCGTTCATGATGGCGACTGGACCTACACACTCGGCTCCCCTCCCGGCACCCCCCTGTTCGATGAACGCGCCACCGAAACCTACCGTTGGATCCATCAAGCCATGATCAATGCCATGGACCACGCCGGTCTTCCTGGTGGTCAACTCCAGCCTGAAAACACCTCCGATGGCATGGGCGTCTGCTTCGTCGAACCCGCCAAGTTCGACGTCGTCTGGCAAAACCAAAAAATTGCCGGAGCCGCCCAACGCCGCACCCGCCAGGGGTTTCTCCATCAAGGCTCCGTCCAACAGGCACCGCTCCCTTCCAATTTCGGCACGCTGTTCGCCTCACAGCTCGCGAAAAAAGTCGTCCAACTCGACGACCTCGCCACCATAACCGATCTCCTTCCCGCCGCCCAGCTTCTGATCGACACCAAATACGGCACCGAATCTTGGACCACCAGCCGCACCGTCCAGCCGCAGCCCGCCGTCTCATGA
- a CDS encoding cytochrome c biogenesis protein translates to MKSIFVFFAVALVLGGTGISAAESESKPADQVKLPEVIFDEEVVELFSTLPVLDQGRIKPLDTVARFRLLSYHGKQSMKVEGNPIFGDRKKLTAMEWMLLTWFRPEVAKELPLFVVDNSEAVVEIGVPAKGPRDRYSYNEVFPAINALMQKMQEVGTIEAKQRTPSQRYVAKLGVDFFDYTMMVGHFDFARAPFGDAEVAKTVPVELVPTGSKMPRILEFTPKMQEYIRARPELVDETAAPQPWLQQFSKTLMTAEMSRNPEQTLRIFPPSSGEVEVWQSPGGVIKASFQDGSVVGAPQVTEFKLWEDLYYLVDDAAAFKAKLKELHQGVTQAAAARGEGTWVNTEVSYHQRDYMTNSLVFFILGLLSLALSWAAPTGGWGRWCVRLCWLWMLIGSALVTTGIVIRCLIMQRPPVATLYETILFITATGVIAALIAEAMSRRKGIALLTAALCGTVGMFLSIRYMNMEGTDTLQQLQAVLLTNFWLATHVPIINLGYSAGMVSAILSMIYFVGRLVGYVKRSSETGKDLTRIAYGFVMAGLFLSLVGTILGGIWANYSWGRFWGWDPKENGALLIVLMNLIILHARMGGYIREIGFHACSILLGMIVIFSWFGTNQLGVGLHAYGFTDGIWFWLSMFWASQLVFLAIALVLKLMERASSKKA, encoded by the coding sequence ATGAAATCGATTTTTGTCTTTTTCGCCGTGGCTCTGGTGCTTGGTGGCACGGGGATTTCTGCGGCTGAATCCGAATCCAAGCCTGCGGACCAAGTCAAGCTACCGGAAGTTATCTTTGACGAGGAGGTGGTTGAGTTGTTTTCGACTTTACCGGTGCTGGATCAGGGCCGGATCAAGCCGCTGGATACGGTGGCGAGGTTTCGTTTGTTGTCCTATCATGGCAAACAGAGCATGAAGGTGGAAGGCAATCCCATTTTCGGGGATCGCAAGAAGCTGACGGCAATGGAGTGGATGTTGTTGACGTGGTTCCGGCCTGAGGTGGCGAAGGAACTGCCGTTGTTTGTGGTGGATAACTCAGAAGCGGTGGTGGAGATCGGCGTGCCGGCAAAAGGACCGCGGGACCGGTATTCCTACAATGAGGTTTTTCCTGCCATCAATGCGTTGATGCAGAAGATGCAGGAAGTTGGGACGATTGAAGCCAAACAGCGCACCCCTTCGCAACGCTATGTGGCGAAGCTGGGCGTCGATTTTTTTGATTACACGATGATGGTCGGCCATTTCGATTTTGCGCGGGCGCCGTTTGGTGATGCGGAGGTGGCCAAGACGGTTCCGGTGGAGCTGGTGCCGACCGGGAGCAAGATGCCGCGTATTTTGGAGTTCACGCCGAAGATGCAGGAGTATATCCGGGCGCGTCCTGAGTTGGTGGACGAGACGGCGGCCCCGCAGCCGTGGTTGCAGCAGTTCTCCAAAACGTTGATGACGGCGGAGATGAGCCGCAATCCGGAACAGACCTTGCGGATTTTTCCACCGTCTTCAGGAGAGGTGGAAGTATGGCAAAGTCCGGGTGGGGTGATCAAGGCTTCGTTTCAGGATGGCAGCGTGGTGGGAGCGCCGCAGGTGACCGAATTCAAGCTTTGGGAAGATTTGTATTATCTTGTGGACGATGCGGCGGCGTTTAAGGCGAAGCTGAAGGAGCTGCATCAGGGGGTGACGCAAGCAGCGGCGGCGCGTGGCGAAGGCACCTGGGTGAACACGGAGGTGAGTTATCACCAGCGCGACTACATGACCAATTCGCTGGTGTTTTTCATCCTGGGTTTGTTGAGTCTGGCCCTCAGCTGGGCGGCACCGACGGGTGGTTGGGGGCGCTGGTGCGTGCGGCTGTGCTGGCTTTGGATGCTGATTGGATCAGCGCTGGTGACGACGGGAATTGTGATCCGTTGTTTGATCATGCAACGCCCTCCGGTGGCGACCTTGTATGAGACGATTTTGTTCATCACGGCGACGGGGGTGATTGCGGCGTTGATTGCTGAGGCCATGAGTCGTCGCAAGGGGATCGCCTTGTTGACGGCGGCGTTGTGCGGCACGGTGGGCATGTTCCTTTCGATCCGGTATATGAACATGGAAGGAACGGACACGTTGCAGCAGTTGCAGGCGGTGTTGTTGACGAACTTTTGGCTGGCGACGCATGTGCCGATCATCAACCTGGGATATTCGGCGGGCATGGTTTCGGCGATTTTGTCGATGATCTATTTTGTGGGCCGGTTGGTGGGGTATGTGAAACGGTCGTCGGAGACGGGCAAGGACTTGACGCGCATCGCGTATGGATTTGTGATGGCAGGATTGTTTCTGTCATTGGTGGGGACGATTCTCGGTGGGATCTGGGCAAACTATTCGTGGGGCCGGTTCTGGGGTTGGGATCCGAAAGAGAACGGTGCGCTGTTGATCGTATTGATGAACTTGATCATCCTGCATGCGCGCATGGGGGGATACATTCGTGAGATCGGTTTCCATGCTTGCAGTATTTTGTTGGGCATGATTGTGATCTTCTCATGGTTTGGCACCAACCAGTTGGGCGTCGGACTGCACGCCTATGGCTTCACGGACGGCATCTGGTTTTGGCTGAGCATGTTCTGGGCTTCACAGCTCGTGTTCCTGGCGATTGCGCTGGTGTTGAAATTGATGGAGAGAGCCAGCTCGAAGAAGGCTTGA
- a CDS encoding gamma-glutamylcyclotransferase family protein — MKSPQQVLVFVYGTLKRGLENGHYLTGQKFLGEARTQPLYRMASFGGYPGMYPVSESESENGLAIHGEVWSIDETTRARLDLLEDLAVGLYTFDPVKLAPPFDTVEVHAYFYAWPIQNRPDAGDHWPPA; from the coding sequence ATGAAAAGTCCGCAGCAAGTGCTTGTGTTCGTCTACGGCACCCTCAAACGCGGACTCGAAAACGGCCACTACCTCACCGGCCAAAAATTTCTGGGCGAAGCCCGCACCCAGCCCCTCTACCGCATGGCCAGCTTCGGTGGTTATCCCGGCATGTATCCCGTCTCCGAATCCGAATCCGAAAACGGACTCGCCATCCACGGCGAAGTGTGGTCCATCGACGAAACCACGCGAGCCCGACTCGATCTCCTCGAAGACCTCGCCGTCGGCCTCTACACCTTCGATCCGGTCAAACTCGCACCCCCCTTCGACACAGTCGAAGTCCACGCCTACTTCTACGCCTGGCCCATCCAGAACCGCCCCGATGCTGGGGACCACTGGCCCCCAGCGTAA
- a CDS encoding cytochrome c biogenesis protein ResB, which translates to MSDAKPASSPRSIPRRIYDLFSSFGFATLLLSLLLIITLLGTLEQVEHGLFASQKKYFESWIITSIDIVDWHVPILMPGGFLVMVLLFINMTFGAVIRIRKNPRTVGVIIAHVSILFLLLAGFVEYFGKKDGNLALFEGQTSDEFQSYHDSVIEIEKIQPAAEEGKRTALVIPGSHFQDLTKGKARTFNHESLPFELVISNYEVNAEPRAVGQEARRLQADGYFIQPLARIPEAESNLDAAYIDIINKKDKTKQTGIIWRASLAPWTVQVGDEAYTITLARRIWKLPFAVRLDKFIREVHPGTERARLFTSEVTKLVDGREEKKVITMNAPLRDNGMVLFQASFSQERSTRSIFAVVENPSDNWPLYATIAVSIGLLIHMAGQLSRFLSRSKKLKQGAAGS; encoded by the coding sequence GTGTCTGACGCCAAACCCGCTTCTTCACCCCGATCGATTCCTCGCAGGATTTATGATCTGTTTTCATCGTTTGGTTTCGCGACCCTGCTTTTGTCGCTGCTGCTGATCATCACGCTCCTGGGGACGCTCGAGCAGGTGGAACATGGCTTGTTTGCCAGTCAGAAGAAGTATTTCGAATCATGGATCATCACCAGCATCGACATTGTGGACTGGCATGTGCCCATCCTGATGCCGGGCGGATTTTTGGTGATGGTTTTGTTGTTCATCAACATGACGTTTGGTGCGGTGATCCGCATCCGCAAAAACCCACGCACGGTGGGGGTGATCATCGCGCACGTGTCGATTCTGTTTTTGCTGCTGGCGGGGTTTGTGGAGTATTTTGGCAAGAAGGACGGCAACCTGGCGCTGTTTGAAGGGCAGACTTCGGATGAGTTTCAGAGTTATCACGACAGCGTGATTGAGATCGAAAAGATCCAGCCTGCAGCCGAGGAGGGCAAACGCACCGCGTTGGTGATTCCGGGGTCGCATTTTCAGGATCTCACCAAGGGCAAGGCTCGCACGTTCAACCATGAGTCGTTGCCGTTCGAATTGGTGATTTCCAACTATGAGGTGAATGCGGAGCCGCGCGCGGTGGGGCAGGAGGCGCGTCGGTTGCAGGCGGATGGTTATTTCATTCAACCTCTCGCGCGGATTCCAGAGGCGGAGTCGAACCTCGATGCGGCCTACATTGACATCATCAACAAAAAGGACAAGACCAAGCAGACGGGGATTATCTGGCGGGCCTCGCTGGCTCCGTGGACGGTGCAGGTGGGCGATGAGGCCTATACGATCACCTTGGCGCGGCGCATTTGGAAGCTGCCTTTTGCGGTGCGGTTGGACAAGTTCATTCGCGAGGTGCATCCGGGGACGGAGCGGGCGCGGTTGTTTACCAGTGAGGTGACGAAGCTGGTGGATGGACGCGAAGAGAAGAAAGTGATCACCATGAACGCGCCGTTGCGTGACAATGGCATGGTGTTGTTTCAGGCTTCGTTCAGTCAGGAGCGCAGCACGCGTTCGATTTTTGCGGTGGTGGAGAACCCCTCCGACAACTGGCCTTTGTATGCGACGATTGCGGTGTCGATCGGGTTGTTGATCCACATGGCAGGGCAGCTCTCGCGATTCCTTTCGCGTTCGAAGAAGCTCAAGCAGGGGGCTGCAGGATCATAG
- a CDS encoding urease accessory UreF family protein, protein MIKRFPTRLQTAAHSSAEEVSSLHVASQFEEGDEGLAWVHWMFQSARLRHGALTFTSQGSGRPAVLVDWEKYVRTLWLPLLAPAMLRGWQAALDNDDAGLHTLAVELNQTLDPETARHSIGAGSWLLTSTQGAKYQGPLGRLRNKVDLGETEPHLPVVWAAIAALFQLPAPDLLMAVLREEWRAGCPEGLPHAEPQGPLSFGALTATALHASFQARTVA, encoded by the coding sequence ATGATTAAGCGATTCCCGACCCGACTGCAAACGGCGGCCCACTCCTCCGCTGAAGAAGTGTCGTCGCTGCACGTCGCTTCCCAGTTTGAAGAAGGCGATGAAGGCCTCGCCTGGGTCCACTGGATGTTTCAAAGCGCCCGCCTCCGTCATGGGGCCCTCACCTTCACTTCCCAAGGTTCAGGCCGACCCGCCGTTCTGGTCGATTGGGAAAAATACGTTCGAACCCTCTGGCTGCCCCTTCTCGCTCCCGCCATGTTGCGTGGCTGGCAGGCCGCCTTGGATAATGACGATGCAGGCCTTCACACCCTCGCCGTCGAGCTCAATCAGACTCTCGATCCAGAAACCGCCAGACACAGCATCGGCGCAGGCAGCTGGCTGCTCACCAGCACCCAGGGAGCCAAATACCAAGGACCTCTGGGCCGACTCCGCAACAAGGTCGACCTCGGCGAAACCGAACCCCATCTCCCCGTCGTCTGGGCCGCCATCGCCGCCCTCTTTCAACTCCCCGCGCCCGACCTGCTGATGGCCGTTCTGCGTGAGGAATGGCGTGCCGGATGTCCCGAAGGCCTCCCTCATGCCGAACCCCAGGGACCGCTCTCCTTTGGCGCATTAACCGCCACTGCCCTGCATGCCTCCTTCCAAGCACGCACCGTCGCCTGA